TTGCGGTAAGCGGCGAGACCGTCGGCGAGTTTGGCCTTGAGGGCGGCGATGTCCTCGGTCTGCGGATTCCAATCCACGTAGAGCGGTTTGATTTTGGTGCGCAGGAAGTGGTCGGGGCAGGAGGTGCCGAGCTCGGCGAGGCGAGGGGCGTCGGCGGAGTTGACGAAGCGGAGGATCTTTTCGTCGTCCTGGATGGTGCCAACGAAGCGCTTGAACTGGCTGACCTGACCGCGGAGCCACGGAAGGATGGCGGCGAAGGTGGTGTGGCGGTCGGCCTCCGGGAGGGTTTGGTATTTAGCGCCACCGAAGGCGGCGGCGTCACCGCCCTTGGCCTCGTATTTGGCTTCGATGTAGGCGGCGGCCTTTTCGATGAAGTCGAGGGTGTGGGTGTAGCAGACCTTGTCGTCGTCGTCCCAGGAGATGAAGCCGTGTTGGCCCATCATGATGGCCTTCACGTCGGGCTGGGCTTTCGCGATCTCCTGCATGGCGAGACCGAGCTCGAAGCCCGGGCGCATCCAAGGCACGTAAGCCATGGTGCCGCCGAAGATCTCCTGGGTCAGCTCCTCGCAACGCTTGCTCGCGGCGATGGCGATGATGGCGTTGGGGTGCATGTGATCGACGTGTTTGCCCGGCAGGAAACTGTGGAGCGGGGTGTCGATGGAGGAGGCGCGCGGGTTCAGGTTGAAGGTCGTGTGGGTATACATGCCGACCATGGCGTCCTCGGCGGGGGTCTTGAGGCCGCGCTCGGGTTGAGCGTCGTAGACCTTTTGCAGGGCGAGGAGCTTGTCCTGATAGAGGGAGGAGAAGTTGGCGCGTTTCGACGTGCGCAGGTCGCCGCCGGAGCCCTTGACCCAGAGCACCTCGGTGGCGTCGCCGGAGAGCGGATCGTTCTCGGTGATCTTGGAGGAGGTGTTGCCGCCGCCGGTGTTGGTGATGCGTTGATCGGCCCCCAGAATGTTGGAGCGATAAACGAGGCGGTCGACGGGATCGAGCGACGCGGCATGAGCGTCGTCCCAGCTATAGGTGACGTATTTGTAGTCGGACATGGATGTTTGGGAAGGTAAGGTTCGGTTGGTCAAAAAAGTCGGACCGCGCGGGTGACGCGACGCGACGACGGCCGGGGAGGCCGGGTGCAAGAAGGTGAGGGAAGTCGCCGCTAACGGGCGAAGATCCGGCGGGTAACCGGAAGTTGGATACCGGCCTCGGCGAGCGCGTTGGCTTTCGCGTCGGTGACGAGGTGGAATTTGCCCTCCCAGGCGGTCACGCGGTAGGGCGTGGCGCGACCGAGCTTGGAGGCGTCGAGGCCGAAATAGAGGTCGCGGGCGTGGGCGAGCACAGCGATCTGGAAGGCGGCAATCTCGGCGTGGGAATTGGTAATGCCGTAGGCGTCCATGCCCTCGCCACCGAGCACGGCGGCGTCGAAGACCCAGCTGTCGAGGGCCCGGGCGGATTCGGCGCCGAGCAGGATGGCCTGGCGGTGCAGGAAGGTGCCGCCGATGACGTGCAGTTCGATGCCGTCGGCGCCGCCGAGCACGGTGGCGACCGGGAGGCTGTTGGTGACCACGAGCAGCTGGCGTTTGCGGCGCTCGGTCACGAGGTGGCGGGCGACGGCCTGCACGGTGGTGCCGGCATCGAGGAAGACCGCGCCCTTGGTGGGGAGGCGGCGGGCGATGGTGGCGGCGATGCGGGACTTGGCGGTGCGGGCGCGATGCGCGCGTTCGCCGTGGGAGGCAAAGTTGGTGTTGTAGTCGGCGAGGGCGCCGCCGCGGGTGCGAGTAATCTGGCCGTCTGCCGCGATGGCGGCGAGGTCGCGCCGGGCGGTGGCGGGGGAGATGTCGAGCCGACGGCAGATCTCACCGACGGGCAGGAACCCATCGGTGCGGATCAGCGCGCGGAGTGACTCGCGGCGCGCTTCGACAATGTGCAGGGGAACTCGCATGGAGTGCCGCAGGGATCGCTGGCTATATGAGCGCAGTCAATCATATAAAGTGGCGAACGGCGGGAGGCCGTCGCTGCGAACCGCTTTGTTTCAGAAACGAAACCGGTCGACGGGGAGACCGCGCACGTCGGGCTGGCAGGTGAAGAGGCTGCCGGCGAGTGGCTGGGGGGCGCGGGCGGCGGCGTCGAGGCCTTCGAAGGCGGTGGTGATGTAGAGCGTAGCGAGGTCGGGGCCGCCGAAGGCGCAGGAGGTGACTTGGGCGACCGGCAGTTCCACCTTGGCGAGTTCGGCTCCGGTGAGGCCGTCGAGCCGGCGGACGCAGTGTCCATTATAGAAGGCGACCCACAGATGGCCCTCGGCATCGATACACATGCCGTCAGGCGTGTCGTCGACTTGGGAGTAGTTGGCCAATGTTTCGCGATTGAAGATCGTGCCGGTGTCGGCGGACCACGAGTAGCGATCGACGAGGCCGGTGAGGGAGTCGATGAAGTAGCAGAAGCGACCGTCGGGCGACCAGGCGAGGCCGTTGGAGCAACCGGTTTGGCGGCGTTGGGCGGCGGGGCCGGCGGCGGCGGTGACGCGGTAAAGGGCGCCGGTGAAGTTGCCCCAATCTAGTGGCACGGTGCCGGCCCAGAGGCGCCCTTGCGGGTCGCACTTGCCGTCGTTGCAACGGAAGTCGGTTTCCGGATCGAGACGGTGGAACGGCGTGGCATCGCCGGTGGCAAGATCGAGGCAAACGACCTCGGCGCCGCGTGCAGCCAACCAGATGCCCGGCCGATTGGTTGGCACGGCGAACCCGCAGCGAGCGCCCATTTCCCAGTGCGTGGTCGCGCCGGTGGCGGGGTCGTGGCGGAAGAAGCGACCGGTGTTGATGTCGACCCAGTGGAAATACTGGGTGAGGTCGTCCCAGACCGGACCTTCGCCGAGTTCGTAGAGGCCGAGGGCGGGCAGGGGAGTGGCAGAGAGGGTGTCAGGCATTGTTGGATACAGAAAATGGTGGGAGCTGTCGAAAATGGGTGGCGAAAAGTCTTATCCGATTTTGGCGCGGCGGGGCAAACGCGACCTATTCATTTAGGTGCGTTAAAGGTCGGCAGAGGGAAAATAGTCTCAATACCCAAATACCCATTCTCTGGAATCGGGGCCTTTCGCGGGGGGAAAAGGATTGAACCATAAATCACGGATGATTTAACGAAACATCTTAAACCCCCCTGCCTTTGACGTGCATCCAAGCGTGCGCTGCCTCGTGTGGCGTAAACCCGCCGAAGGTGGTTCGGGATAGCATCCAAATAACACCCAAACACCAGACCCCATGCTCAATAAAAACGCCTCCGCTCCGGCTACGGGGCGGCGATTCTGGTCACGAGCAGTCTCGGCGAGTCTCCTTGGTCTGATGGCCCTTCCGGCCATCGGTCAAACGGCAGACCCGG
This portion of the Actomonas aquatica genome encodes:
- a CDS encoding DeoR/GlpR family DNA-binding transcription regulator; the encoded protein is MRVPLHIVEARRESLRALIRTDGFLPVGEICRRLDISPATARRDLAAIAADGQITRTRGGALADYNTNFASHGERAHRARTAKSRIAATIARRLPTKGAVFLDAGTTVQAVARHLVTERRKRQLLVVTNSLPVATVLGGADGIELHVIGGTFLHRQAILLGAESARALDSWVFDAAVLGGEGMDAYGITNSHAEIAAFQIAVLAHARDLYFGLDASKLGRATPYRVTAWEGKFHLVTDAKANALAEAGIQLPVTRRIFAR
- a CDS encoding SMP-30/gluconolactonase/LRE family protein, whose product is MPDTLSATPLPALGLYELGEGPVWDDLTQYFHWVDINTGRFFRHDPATGATTHWEMGARCGFAVPTNRPGIWLAARGAEVVCLDLATGDATPFHRLDPETDFRCNDGKCDPQGRLWAGTVPLDWGNFTGALYRVTAAAGPAAQRRQTGCSNGLAWSPDGRFCYFIDSLTGLVDRYSWSADTGTIFNRETLANYSQVDDTPDGMCIDAEGHLWVAFYNGHCVRRLDGLTGAELAKVELPVAQVTSCAFGGPDLATLYITTAFEGLDAAARAPQPLAGSLFTCQPDVRGLPVDRFRF